In Palaemon carinicauda isolate YSFRI2023 chromosome 21, ASM3689809v2, whole genome shotgun sequence, the following proteins share a genomic window:
- the LOC137615492 gene encoding uncharacterized protein, whose product MDMVHCQTTACAAVLHQPCGHTVCRSHALCGVQLEDIVVWHADNCMVCFDLITTLGSDSASPEQKTAARATLKVWVGGFARNVKSKQPYVLSEDYCAMIYPNAKSSAAVARAVAAPIIADIDATISGFIDQDQDQDTSDAPGDLEDNVASLNSDVEPMLLDDPDAGRVVSEAGVTGAEIPIPSPALSSSSDLSSFHGFSGDRDSSHRSHPVPPKDKSKSRTLPKARKPHKASHGSKTKANPSSKASGSSSKSHDPGVQSATSAPNPGLSESAMLRIVSEMQSKIVSEMQAKMDTMFSNIGQRLGALEQGAPEQVQSSLIPDASKLPPFTKNNPWRMALHSPFSDGMLTLEEISFCKYIIGVKKNMTNLWVRSLFMERVAEHRESTFINTDVSKSDAGIGFGVYSNAFNCRVTLPLTASIFTAELYGVLTAIEKIALEESNSTIFSDTMSVLQALEVFNSSNPLV is encoded by the exons atggat ATGGTTCATtgccagacgacggcctgtgcggcagttcttcaccagccttgtggccatacggtgtgtaggtctcacgccctctgcggagtacaACTGGAAGATATCGTAGTCTGGCAtgctgataattgtatggtctgttttgacctcattaccacccttggatctgattcg gcatccccggagcagaagactgcggctcgggccaccctgaaagtgtgggttgggggatttgcccgaaatgtgaaatcaaagcagccttacgtcctctctgaagactactgtgcaatgatttaTCCTAAtgctaagtcttcagccgctgtggctagagctgttgcggcacccatcattgccgacattgatgccactatttctgGATTCATCGATCAGGATCAAGATCAAGATACGtctgatgcccccggagatctggaagacaatgttgcctccttgaactcggatgtggaacccatgttgttagatgatccggatgcaggtagggtggtaagtgaggcaggtgttaccggcgctgagattcctatccccagccccgctctttcttcttcatctgatctctcttcttttcatggtttttctggggaccgcgattcgtctcaccgatcacacccggttccccccaaagataaatctaaatctagaactttgccaaaagctcgtaagccccacaaggcttcccatggttCTAAAACGAAAGCAAAcccatcatctaaggcttccggctcctcctctaagtctcacgacccgggagtacaatccgccacttctgctcctaacccgggcctttccgaatcagccatgcttcgcattgtgtcagagatgcaatctaagattgtgtcagaaatgcaggccaagatggacacgatgttttctaacattggtcagagacttggggcattagagcaaggtgctccggagcaagttcaaagctctctcatcccggatgcctctaagcttcctccgtttaccaagaataacccttggcgcatggctcttcattccccgttctcagacgggatgttaacgttggaag agatatcattttgtaaatatattattggtgttaaaaagaatatgactaacCTATGGGTCAGGTCTCTCTTTATGGAACGTGtagcagaacatagggaatcaacttttataaacACTGAtgtctccaaatctgatgctggcattggatttggagtatatagtaatgcttttaattgtagagttacacttcctctaacagcttccatatttactgctgaactgtatggcgtactgaccgctattgagaaaatagcattggaggagAGTAATTCtaccatttttagtgatacaatgagtgtccttcaagctttagaagtttttaattccagtaatccTTTAGTTTAA